Proteins from one Streptomyces sp. NBC_00390 genomic window:
- the era gene encoding GTPase Era, which translates to MSVPTQSSEAPHRAGFACFVGRPNAGKSTLTNALVGQKVAITSNRPQTTRHTVRGIVHRPEAQLILVDTPGLHKPRTLLGERLNDVVRTTWAEVDVIGFCLPADQKLGPGDRFIAKELAGIRKTPKVAVVTKTDLVDSKTLAEQLIAIDRLGKELGFEWAEIVPVSAVGGKQVQLVADLLIPLLPEGPALYPEGDLTDEPEQVMVAELIREAALEGVRDELPHSIAVVVEEMLPREDRPADRPLLDIHANVYIERPSQKGIIIGPKGKRLKEVGMKSRKHIEALLGTPVFLDLHVKVAKDWQRDPKQLRKLGF; encoded by the coding sequence ATGAGCGTTCCTACCCAGTCTTCCGAAGCCCCCCACCGGGCCGGCTTCGCCTGCTTCGTCGGCCGCCCCAACGCGGGCAAGTCCACCCTCACGAACGCTCTGGTCGGCCAGAAGGTGGCGATCACCTCCAACCGGCCGCAGACCACCCGGCACACCGTGCGCGGCATCGTGCACCGCCCGGAGGCCCAGCTGATCCTCGTGGACACCCCTGGGCTGCACAAGCCGCGCACCCTGCTCGGCGAGCGGCTCAACGACGTGGTGCGCACCACATGGGCGGAGGTCGACGTGATCGGCTTCTGCCTGCCCGCCGACCAGAAGCTCGGCCCCGGCGACCGGTTCATCGCCAAGGAGCTCGCGGGCATCAGGAAGACCCCGAAGGTCGCGGTCGTCACCAAGACCGACCTGGTCGACTCCAAGACCCTTGCCGAGCAGCTGATCGCGATCGACCGGCTCGGCAAGGAACTCGGCTTCGAGTGGGCGGAGATCGTCCCGGTCTCGGCGGTGGGCGGCAAGCAGGTGCAGCTGGTCGCCGACCTGCTGATCCCGCTGCTGCCGGAGGGCCCCGCTCTCTACCCCGAGGGCGACCTCACCGACGAGCCCGAGCAGGTCATGGTCGCGGAACTGATCCGTGAGGCCGCGCTGGAGGGCGTACGGGACGAGCTGCCGCACTCGATCGCGGTGGTCGTCGAGGAGATGCTGCCGCGTGAGGACCGCCCGGCCGACCGCCCGCTGCTGGACATCCACGCCAATGTCTACATCGAGCGCCCCAGCCAGAAGGGCATCATCATCGGCCCGAAGGGCAAGCGCCTGAAGGAGGTCGGCATGAAGTCCCGCAAGCACATCGAGGCGCTGCTGGGCACGCCCGTCTTCCTGGACCTTCATGTGAAGGTCGCCAAGGACTGGCAGCGCGACCCGAAGCAGCTGCGCAAGCTGGGTTTCTGA
- a CDS encoding M4 family metallopeptidase has protein sequence MDITAPVFCGIVPPHVLDKLARSGDPVIAGPARRTLQADAAQRTGRRLTTVLGGAAPPAGPTGGLRRTLYDAGNGTALPGTKVRGEGDEPVQDATVNRAYAGLGATCELLRSAYGHHSVDGAGLPLNATVHYDEKYGNAFWNGEQMVFGDGDGEIFLDFTVAVDVIAHELAHGVTQYTANLSYFGQPGALNESMSDVIGSLVKQHTLNQSAEAADWLIGAGLLAPRVSGAALRSLKAPGTAYDDDVLGKDPQPATMDDYVRTGRDNGGVHINSGIPNHAFYLLATQLGGPAWERAGRIWFDVLTGGELPVDADFASFARLTVAAAEARFGDGAEHEAVLKAWSQVGVPTA, from the coding sequence ATGGACATCACTGCACCCGTCTTCTGCGGCATCGTGCCGCCGCACGTCCTCGACAAGCTCGCCCGCTCGGGCGATCCGGTGATTGCCGGGCCCGCCCGCCGCACCCTGCAGGCGGACGCCGCACAGCGCACCGGCCGCCGGCTGACCACGGTCCTCGGCGGCGCCGCGCCGCCGGCCGGGCCCACCGGAGGGCTGAGGCGGACCCTGTACGACGCCGGGAACGGCACGGCGCTGCCGGGCACCAAGGTGCGCGGCGAGGGCGACGAGCCGGTCCAGGACGCCACCGTCAACCGCGCGTACGCGGGCCTCGGAGCCACCTGCGAGCTGCTGCGGTCGGCCTACGGCCACCACTCGGTCGACGGCGCCGGCCTCCCGCTGAACGCGACCGTCCACTACGACGAGAAGTACGGCAACGCGTTCTGGAACGGCGAGCAGATGGTGTTCGGCGACGGTGACGGCGAGATCTTCCTCGACTTCACGGTCGCGGTCGACGTCATCGCCCACGAGCTGGCGCACGGAGTGACCCAGTACACCGCCAACCTCAGCTACTTCGGCCAGCCGGGCGCGCTGAACGAGTCGATGTCGGACGTGATCGGCTCGCTGGTCAAGCAGCACACCCTGAACCAGAGCGCCGAAGCGGCCGACTGGCTGATCGGCGCGGGACTGCTCGCGCCGCGGGTCAGCGGGGCCGCCCTGCGTTCCCTGAAGGCGCCGGGTACGGCGTACGACGACGATGTGCTCGGCAAGGACCCGCAGCCCGCGACGATGGACGACTACGTCCGCACGGGCCGTGACAACGGCGGTGTCCACATCAACTCGGGCATCCCCAACCACGCCTTTTATCTGCTCGCCACGCAGCTGGGCGGACCGGCCTGGGAGCGGGCCGGGCGGATCTGGTTCGACGTGCTGACCGGCGGCGAGCTGCCCGTGGACGCCGACTTCGCGTCCTTCGCCCGGCTGACGGTGGCGGCGGCCGAGGCCCGGTTCGGGGACGGGGCGGAGCACGAGGCGGTGCTGAAGGCCTGGTCACAGGTGGGTGTGCCGACCGCCTGA
- a CDS encoding MFS transporter codes for MPLDTFPTTTAAGATAVPPRLDRRSRLILFVLCAAQFMVALDFSVLNVALPDLGRDLGLDRSALQWAVTAFALPSGGFLLLFGRIADLYGRRRLFLAGLAVFGAASLLATLAWNPASFLAGRALQGFGAAVIVPTGMSLLTTTFPEGPQRDRALGISGTLLSLGFTIGMVLGGVMTDTLGWRSTMGLLTLFTLIVLPMAPKLLPGSHATGGEGASTVRSRLDVPGAVTVTGGLLAVIYALSTAAQRGFGGTDVPLTLAAGVVLLTAFAIVESRSDAPLVSLPMLRRRTVAWGNLGGLVTFSMMSTVVFVLTLYLQETLGLSAFRTGLVFGVQGVLSIAAGALTPKVLARFGARRTLVFSLLGQGVFVAALLGVGAQSGALLATVGVSLASMCHLGAIISYGLTVTSGVPDGEQGLATGLVTTTQQVGITVGIPLLGVLATTGETLLAGVRTVLAVDAAVVLLAGIVIAAGLRRARP; via the coding sequence ATGCCACTTGACACCTTCCCCACGACCACGGCGGCCGGCGCCACGGCCGTGCCGCCGCGACTCGACCGCCGGTCGCGGCTGATCCTTTTCGTGCTGTGCGCCGCGCAGTTCATGGTCGCTCTCGACTTCTCCGTACTGAACGTGGCCCTGCCCGACCTCGGCAGGGACCTCGGCCTGGACCGCTCGGCGCTGCAGTGGGCGGTGACCGCCTTCGCCCTGCCGTCCGGCGGCTTCCTGCTGCTGTTCGGCCGGATCGCCGATCTGTACGGGCGGCGGCGGCTGTTCCTCGCCGGGCTCGCCGTCTTCGGCGCGGCCTCGCTGCTGGCGACGCTGGCCTGGAATCCCGCCTCGTTCCTCGCCGGGCGCGCCCTGCAGGGTTTCGGCGCCGCCGTCATCGTGCCCACCGGGATGTCCCTGCTGACCACGACGTTCCCCGAAGGCCCGCAGCGCGACCGGGCACTGGGCATCAGCGGCACCCTGCTCTCGCTCGGATTCACGATCGGCATGGTGCTCGGCGGTGTGATGACCGACACCCTGGGCTGGCGCTCCACGATGGGGCTGCTGACCCTTTTCACGCTGATCGTGCTGCCGATGGCCCCGAAGCTGCTGCCCGGATCCCACGCCACGGGGGGCGAAGGTGCCTCCACGGTACGGTCGCGGCTCGATGTGCCCGGCGCGGTCACCGTGACCGGTGGTCTGCTGGCGGTCATCTACGCACTGTCCACGGCGGCGCAGCGCGGCTTCGGCGGGACGGACGTACCTCTCACGCTGGCGGCCGGAGTGGTGCTGCTGACCGCCTTCGCGATCGTGGAGTCCCGCTCCGACGCACCTCTGGTCTCGCTGCCGATGCTGCGCCGGCGGACGGTGGCGTGGGGCAACCTGGGCGGTCTGGTGACCTTCTCGATGATGAGCACGGTCGTGTTCGTCCTGACGCTCTATCTCCAGGAGACGCTGGGGCTTTCGGCCTTCCGGACCGGTCTGGTGTTCGGCGTCCAGGGTGTGCTCTCCATCGCCGCGGGCGCCTTGACACCGAAGGTGCTCGCCCGGTTCGGCGCCCGCCGCACGCTGGTGTTCTCTCTGCTCGGGCAGGGCGTGTTCGTCGCGGCGCTGCTGGGCGTGGGTGCGCAGTCGGGCGCGCTGCTGGCGACGGTGGGTGTCTCACTGGCAAGCATGTGCCACCTGGGCGCGATCATCTCGTACGGCCTGACGGTGACGTCCGGCGTCCCGGACGGGGAACAGGGCCTGGCCACCGGCCTGGTCACGACGACGCAGCAGGTGGGGATCACGGTCGGGATCCCTCTGCTGGGGGTGCTGGCGACCACCGGGGAGACGCTGCTGGCCGGTGTCCGTACGGTGCTGGCGGTGGACGCGGCGGTGGTGCTGCTGGCGGGGATCGTGATCGCCGCGGGCCTGCGCCGGGCGCGACCCTGA
- a CDS encoding cytidine deaminase — MTQSTDLGPEDRKIITLARSARARNGVPEGAAVRDETGRTYVAGTVALDSLKLSALQTAVAMAVASGARSLEAAAVVADIDAVPDADRAAVRDLGGAGTPVLLAGPDGALRATVQAG, encoded by the coding sequence ATGACGCAGAGCACCGACCTCGGCCCCGAGGACCGCAAGATCATCACGCTGGCGCGCAGTGCCCGGGCCCGCAACGGCGTGCCCGAGGGCGCCGCGGTGCGCGACGAGACCGGCCGCACCTATGTCGCCGGGACCGTGGCCCTCGACTCGCTCAAGCTCAGCGCGCTGCAGACCGCCGTTGCCATGGCCGTCGCGAGCGGCGCCCGGTCCCTGGAGGCCGCAGCGGTCGTCGCCGACATCGACGCGGTCCCGGACGCGGACCGCGCGGCGGTCCGGGACCTGGGCGGCGCCGGAACCCCGGTCCTGCTGGCCGGGCCCGACGGGGCACTGCGCGCGACGGTCCAGGCCGGCTGA
- a CDS encoding beta-xylosidase yields the protein MPSAAPRSPRSAGRSRRWTAVLGVLALAAGASSLAAPAQALVAAAAPVDFATHCVPPPIAGIPPIDGTTTAQITVDNAAPKVGDTVTVTYTVTKPAAGNPVDLALPADIMTPTGKVTLGGAQPGSVTVTGPKKNPPVPGKAPFPPFSMTGTFTVTAPGSITLSPGDYNIHTSYIMELDTPCTVTNPPAPVSETITATDQPGANERTITLGTATGNPGDQVTVTGAKFAPNADITVAGRAGAAETADKAIVKADASGGFTTSLTVNDKATTGIVAYEGTAWDAEKGAGPAAYTVIDDTPLPPGSQKLNASVKAGTLSMSQAGDAVEMSAVDFGAGGPSTGDLQTLTVKDFRGGPAGWSLTGKVTDFTGPGGAKIDAGKLGWTPACTTKPGSPSTCAAGSAGPVGSAGATLASTPDGAVTGGEFTVNAEVTLDVPAFSAPGAYSGVLTLTLT from the coding sequence ATGCCTTCAGCCGCCCCAAGATCCCCGAGGTCCGCCGGCCGAAGCCGCCGGTGGACCGCCGTACTGGGGGTCCTCGCCCTGGCCGCGGGCGCCAGCTCGCTCGCCGCACCCGCCCAGGCGCTCGTCGCGGCCGCCGCTCCGGTGGACTTCGCGACCCACTGTGTACCGCCGCCCATCGCGGGCATCCCGCCGATCGACGGAACCACGACGGCGCAGATCACCGTCGACAACGCCGCACCCAAGGTGGGCGACACCGTCACCGTCACGTACACCGTCACCAAGCCGGCCGCCGGCAACCCGGTCGACCTCGCGCTGCCGGCCGACATCATGACGCCCACCGGCAAGGTCACCCTCGGGGGAGCCCAGCCCGGCAGCGTCACGGTCACCGGCCCGAAGAAGAACCCGCCCGTGCCCGGCAAGGCGCCGTTCCCGCCGTTCTCGATGACCGGCACCTTCACGGTCACCGCGCCCGGCTCGATCACGCTCTCGCCCGGCGACTACAACATCCACACCAGCTACATCATGGAGCTGGACACCCCCTGCACGGTCACCAACCCGCCCGCGCCCGTCTCCGAGACCATCACCGCGACGGACCAGCCGGGCGCCAACGAGCGCACCATCACGCTCGGCACCGCAACCGGCAACCCCGGTGACCAGGTCACCGTGACCGGCGCCAAGTTCGCCCCGAACGCGGACATCACCGTCGCCGGCCGGGCCGGCGCCGCCGAGACCGCCGACAAGGCGATCGTCAAGGCCGACGCCTCCGGCGGCTTCACCACGAGCCTCACCGTCAACGACAAGGCGACCACGGGCATCGTCGCGTACGAGGGCACCGCCTGGGACGCGGAGAAGGGCGCGGGCCCGGCCGCGTACACCGTCATCGACGACACCCCGCTGCCCCCGGGCAGCCAGAAGCTCAACGCCTCCGTCAAGGCGGGCACCCTGTCCATGTCCCAGGCCGGGGACGCCGTCGAGATGTCGGCGGTCGACTTCGGCGCGGGCGGCCCGTCCACCGGCGATCTGCAGACGCTGACGGTCAAGGACTTCCGCGGCGGCCCCGCGGGCTGGTCCCTGACCGGCAAAGTCACCGACTTCACCGGGCCCGGCGGGGCGAAGATCGACGCCGGAAAGCTCGGCTGGACCCCGGCCTGCACCACCAAGCCGGGCAGCCCCAGCACCTGCGCGGCCGGCTCCGCGGGACCGGTGGGAAGCGCGGGCGCGACCCTCGCCTCCACTCCCGACGGAGCGGTCACCGGCGGTGAGTTCACCGTGAACGCCGAGGTCACGCTGGACGTGCCCGCGTTCTCCGCACCCGGCGCGTACTCCGGCGTGCTGACCCTCACCCTCACCTGA
- a CDS encoding TetR/AcrR family transcriptional regulator gives MSTADSVRRRLLDEAARVLAEHGPAALSARRLVKEVGASTMAVYTHFGSMPNLVREVMREGFERFRVRALAVRRGDDPVAHIAALCRCYQDFARDEPHVYAVLFGGTALAGFELDDDDRTMGASVLRFPRDAIRRSVEAGRFGDHIDPDLLVRQLFAQMHGIAQLARAGYLMGGYPPGQVLAGALRDFAVAAGDEPGRAAESVAAGLGQDPVTNLP, from the coding sequence GTGTCGACCGCTGATTCCGTGCGCAGACGGCTCCTCGACGAGGCCGCCCGTGTCCTCGCCGAGCACGGCCCCGCCGCCCTGAGCGCCCGGCGCCTGGTCAAGGAGGTGGGCGCCTCCACCATGGCCGTCTACACCCACTTCGGCTCGATGCCGAACCTGGTGCGCGAGGTGATGCGCGAAGGGTTCGAACGGTTCCGGGTCCGCGCCCTCGCCGTACGCCGGGGTGACGACCCGGTCGCCCACATCGCCGCGCTCTGCCGCTGCTACCAGGACTTCGCACGCGACGAACCCCATGTCTACGCCGTGCTCTTCGGCGGTACCGCGCTCGCGGGTTTCGAGCTCGACGACGACGACCGGACGATGGGCGCGAGCGTACTGCGCTTCCCGCGCGACGCGATCCGCCGCAGCGTGGAGGCGGGCAGGTTCGGCGACCACATCGATCCCGACCTGCTCGTACGCCAGCTCTTCGCCCAGATGCACGGCATCGCCCAACTGGCCAGGGCCGGCTACCTCATGGGCGGCTACCCGCCCGGTCAGGTGCTCGCGGGGGCGCTGCGCGACTTCGCCGTGGCGGCGGGCGACGAGCCGGGCCGCGCCGCGGAGTCGGTGGCCGCCGGTCTCGGGCAGGACCCCGTCACGAACCTTCCTTGA
- the leuA gene encoding 2-isopropylmalate synthase: MSQSQWIGRPTPITNTTHAQQPSGMPIHKYGRYEAVDIPDRTWPDKRITKAPRWLSTDLRDGNQALIDPMSPARKREMFDLLVRMGYKEIEVGFPSSGETDFAFVRSIIEEGAIPDDVTISVLTQAREDLIERTVESVIGAKRATVHLYNATAPTFRRVVFRGSKDDIKQIAVDGTRLVMEYADKLLGPETTFGYQYSPEIFTDTELDFALEVCEAVCDVWQPEEGREIILNLPATVERSTPSTHADRFEWMARNLSRREFVCLSVHPHNDRGTAVAAAELAIMAGADRIEGCLFGQGERTGNVDLVTLGMNLFSQGVDPQIDFSQIDEIRRTSEYCNQMEIHPRHPYAGDLVYTAFSGSHQDAIKKGFDAMEADAAAQGKSVDDIEWAVPYLPIDPKDVGRSYEAVIRVNSQSGKGGIAYVLKNDHKLDLPRRMQIEFSRIIQAKTDAEGGEVTPQDIWSVFQDEYLPNPDNPWGRVKLRSGQSTTDKDGIDTLAVEAVVDGTDTVLTGTGNGPISAFFDALNAVGVDVRLLDYQEHTMSEGASAQAASYIECAIDGKVLWGIGIDANTTRASLKAVVSAVNRAAR, from the coding sequence ATGTCCCAGTCCCAGTGGATCGGCCGACCCACCCCGATCACGAACACGACGCACGCGCAGCAGCCGTCCGGGATGCCGATCCACAAGTACGGCCGGTACGAGGCCGTCGACATCCCCGACCGCACCTGGCCCGACAAGCGCATCACCAAGGCACCCCGCTGGCTGTCCACCGATCTGCGTGACGGCAACCAGGCGCTGATCGACCCGATGTCCCCCGCCCGCAAGCGCGAGATGTTCGACCTGCTGGTGCGCATGGGCTACAAGGAGATCGAGGTCGGCTTCCCGTCCTCCGGAGAGACCGACTTCGCCTTCGTGCGCTCCATCATCGAAGAGGGCGCGATCCCCGACGACGTCACCATCTCCGTGCTGACCCAGGCCCGCGAGGACCTGATCGAGCGCACCGTCGAGTCGGTGATCGGCGCCAAGCGCGCCACCGTGCACCTGTACAACGCCACCGCGCCGACCTTCCGCCGCGTCGTCTTCCGCGGCTCGAAGGACGACATCAAGCAGATCGCCGTCGACGGCACCCGGCTGGTGATGGAGTACGCCGACAAGCTGCTGGGTCCCGAGACCACCTTCGGCTACCAGTACAGCCCGGAGATCTTCACCGACACCGAGCTGGACTTCGCCCTGGAGGTCTGTGAGGCGGTCTGCGACGTCTGGCAGCCGGAGGAGGGCCGCGAGATCATCCTCAACCTGCCCGCGACCGTGGAGCGCTCGACGCCGTCCACGCACGCCGACCGGTTCGAGTGGATGGCCCGCAACCTGTCCCGCCGCGAGTTCGTCTGCCTGTCCGTCCACCCGCACAACGACCGGGGCACCGCAGTCGCCGCCGCCGAGCTGGCGATCATGGCGGGCGCGGACCGCATCGAGGGCTGCCTGTTCGGCCAGGGCGAGCGCACCGGCAACGTCGACCTGGTCACGCTGGGGATGAACCTGTTCTCGCAGGGCGTCGACCCGCAGATCGACTTCTCGCAGATCGACGAGATCCGTCGCACCAGCGAGTACTGCAACCAGATGGAGATCCACCCGCGCCACCCCTACGCGGGCGATCTGGTCTACACGGCCTTCTCCGGCTCCCACCAGGACGCCATCAAGAAGGGCTTCGACGCCATGGAGGCCGACGCGGCCGCCCAGGGCAAGAGTGTCGACGACATCGAGTGGGCGGTGCCGTACCTGCCCATCGACCCCAAGGACGTCGGCCGCTCCTACGAGGCGGTCATCCGCGTCAACTCGCAGTCCGGCAAGGGCGGTATCGCCTATGTCCTGAAGAACGACCACAAGCTGGACCTGCCGCGCCGGATGCAGATCGAGTTCTCCAGGATCATCCAGGCCAAGACCGACGCCGAGGGCGGCGAGGTCACGCCGCAGGACATCTGGTCCGTCTTCCAGGACGAGTACCTGCCCAACCCGGACAATCCGTGGGGCCGCGTCAAGCTGCGGTCCGGCCAGAGCACCACGGACAAGGACGGCATCGACACCCTGGCCGTCGAAGCGGTCGTGGACGGCACCGACACCGTGCTGACCGGTACCGGCAACGGTCCGATCTCCGCGTTCTTCGACGCCCTGAACGCGGTGGGCGTGGACGTCAGGCTGCTGGACTACCAGGAGCACACCATGAGCGAGGGTGCGTCCGCGCAGGCCGCCTCGTACATCGAGTGCGCGATCGACGGCAAGGTGCTGTGGGGCATCGGCATCGACGCCAACACCACGCGCGCCTCGCTGAAGGCGGTCGTCTCGGCCGTCAACCGCGCCGCCCGCTGA
- a CDS encoding MmcQ/YjbR family DNA-binding protein has product MNAARLRAFCLEFNAAAEEFPFGPETSVFKVLGKMFALSALNARPLTVNLKCEPEIAVQLRADHPAIVPGWHMNKRHWNTVTVGELPEKMVRELIEDSYDLVVAGLPKAERLRLDRA; this is encoded by the coding sequence ATGAACGCGGCCCGGCTGAGGGCCTTCTGCCTCGAATTCAACGCTGCGGCCGAGGAGTTCCCGTTCGGGCCGGAGACCTCCGTCTTCAAGGTCCTCGGAAAGATGTTCGCCCTCAGCGCGCTGAACGCGAGACCGCTGACCGTCAATCTCAAGTGCGAGCCGGAGATCGCGGTGCAGCTGCGCGCCGACCATCCGGCGATCGTCCCCGGCTGGCACATGAACAAGCGTCACTGGAACACGGTCACCGTCGGCGAGCTCCCGGAGAAGATGGTCCGGGAGCTCATCGAGGACTCGTACGACCTGGTCGTGGCCGGGCTGCCGAAAGCGGAGCGGCTGCGGCTCGACCGGGCGTAG
- a CDS encoding helix-turn-helix transcriptional regulator: MKAHRLGELREFLMSRRARISPAEAGLPDGGARRRTPGLRREEVAVLAGVGVSWYQWLEQGRDITVSPQVLDSVGRVLRLSSAERRHLYVLAGLNPPAPEVDPGDRDMCAGLRRLIDAWMPYPAHIMDAYWNLIMYNDTAAAVLGMRPGLPQNCLVAFFTDPMYRSWTSAWEEVAPQVVAQFRAACSECPDDEGFRAVVEEAKAASAEFTALWERRDIAPGGQIRKEMHHPVVGRLLMESTQLRVPARPDLAIVMHTPLSDTEADVDTAAKLRWLASPEGRRGSICPVAG, translated from the coding sequence ATGAAGGCCCATCGCCTCGGCGAACTGCGCGAGTTCCTGATGAGCAGGCGCGCCCGGATCAGCCCGGCCGAGGCGGGGCTGCCCGACGGCGGCGCCCGCCGCCGCACACCCGGGCTGCGCCGGGAGGAGGTAGCGGTCCTCGCGGGCGTGGGCGTCTCCTGGTACCAGTGGCTGGAGCAGGGCCGCGACATCACCGTCTCGCCGCAGGTCCTGGACTCGGTCGGCCGGGTGCTGCGGCTCAGCAGCGCCGAGCGCCGCCATCTGTATGTGCTCGCCGGGCTCAACCCGCCCGCGCCCGAGGTGGACCCGGGGGACCGGGACATGTGCGCGGGGCTGAGGCGGCTGATCGACGCCTGGATGCCGTACCCCGCCCACATCATGGACGCCTACTGGAATCTGATCATGTACAACGACACGGCGGCCGCGGTGCTCGGCATGCGCCCCGGTCTCCCCCAGAACTGTCTCGTCGCGTTCTTCACCGACCCCATGTACCGCTCCTGGACGTCCGCTTGGGAGGAGGTCGCACCGCAGGTCGTGGCGCAGTTCCGGGCCGCGTGTTCGGAGTGCCCCGACGACGAGGGCTTCCGGGCGGTGGTCGAGGAGGCGAAGGCGGCGAGCGCGGAGTTCACCGCGCTGTGGGAGCGGCGTGATATCGCGCCCGGCGGCCAGATCCGCAAGGAGATGCATCATCCGGTGGTGGGACGGCTGTTGATGGAGTCGACCCAGCTGCGTGTCCCGGCCCGTCCGGACCTGGCGATCGTGATGCACACGCCGCTGTCCGACACGGAAGCGGACGTCGACACCGCGGCGAAACTCCGCTGGCTGGCAAGCCCGGAGGGCAGGCGGGGGTCGATCTGTCCGGTGGCGGGCTGA
- a CDS encoding protealysin inhibitor emfourin — protein sequence MRIEIRRTGGFAGIEHHAEVDTSQRADAEEVQALAERAAAEGRRTPPVGVPDGFSYQITIDGRTVYCSDPRLTEAQRELISLVLKEGS from the coding sequence ATGCGTATCGAGATAAGGCGTACCGGCGGATTCGCCGGGATCGAGCACCACGCCGAGGTCGACACCTCCCAGCGGGCCGATGCCGAGGAGGTACAGGCACTGGCCGAGCGGGCGGCCGCCGAGGGCCGTCGGACCCCGCCCGTGGGGGTTCCTGACGGCTTCAGCTACCAGATCACGATCGACGGGCGTACGGTCTACTGCTCCGATCCCCGACTGACCGAGGCGCAGCGGGAGTTGATCTCGCTGGTGCTCAAGGAAGGTTCGTGA
- a CDS encoding WxL protein peptidoglycan domain-containing protein → MRKLHVLGAVLAALLYAAPAAHAADNGSWSVFPTASQLGSRPYFYLSADPGTTLTDQVTVTNKTAAPLTFRLYAADAYNTERDGGFAVRTEKEKQRGVGAWARPERDKVTVPARGSVTVPYTLTVPATAEPGDHAGALVALDERLSAPGGSVAVAVRQAVGARVYLRVNGPAVPALSVEDVTMSHQRPLVPGTGRSSVLISYTLHNRGNVTLDPKVVLEAEGLFGRDLLRRDLGKIPSELLPRQKIRLTERWAGAPQLEWGEITLTASARDVRESAGVSFLALPWLVLAVLTAGLAAAGVRARVRRGRERVPEAVRHQGQ, encoded by the coding sequence ATGCGCAAGCTCCATGTCCTCGGGGCGGTACTCGCCGCGCTGCTGTACGCAGCCCCGGCCGCGCACGCCGCCGACAACGGCAGCTGGTCCGTGTTCCCCACCGCGTCCCAGCTGGGCAGCCGCCCGTACTTCTATCTCTCCGCCGACCCCGGCACCACGCTCACCGACCAGGTCACCGTCACCAACAAGACCGCCGCCCCGCTCACCTTCCGGCTCTACGCCGCCGACGCGTACAACACCGAGCGGGACGGCGGCTTCGCCGTGCGGACCGAGAAGGAGAAGCAGCGCGGCGTCGGCGCGTGGGCCAGACCCGAACGCGACAAGGTCACAGTGCCCGCCCGCGGCTCGGTCACCGTGCCGTACACCCTCACCGTCCCCGCCACGGCCGAGCCCGGTGACCATGCGGGCGCGCTGGTCGCCCTCGACGAACGCCTCTCGGCACCGGGCGGATCCGTCGCGGTCGCTGTACGGCAGGCGGTGGGCGCTCGCGTCTATCTGCGGGTGAACGGCCCCGCCGTGCCCGCGCTGTCCGTCGAGGACGTCACGATGAGCCATCAGCGGCCCCTGGTGCCCGGCACCGGAAGGAGCAGCGTGCTCATCTCGTACACGCTCCACAACCGGGGCAACGTCACCCTCGACCCCAAGGTGGTGCTCGAGGCCGAGGGCCTGTTCGGCCGGGATCTGCTCCGGCGCGACCTGGGGAAGATCCCTTCCGAGCTGCTGCCCCGCCAGAAGATCCGGCTCACGGAGCGGTGGGCCGGCGCGCCCCAGCTCGAATGGGGGGAGATCACGCTCACCGCGAGCGCACGCGACGTACGCGAGTCGGCGGGCGTGTCGTTCCTCGCGCTGCCCTGGCTCGTCCTGGCCGTGCTCACCGCGGGCCTGGCGGCGGCGGGGGTACGGGCCAGAGTGCGCCGAGGCCGGGAGCGCGTACCGGAGGCCGTCCGGCATCAGGGACAATAG